In the genome of Bacteroides mediterraneensis, the window TAACTGAAGCGTTCCCACATCTCCGTTACGAAGAGAAGATAAAGTCCTTTTGGATGCCCTTTTGTTCGATTCATTCTTGTTTTGTTGATAAAATGTTAGTAAAATCCGATTTTTTGCAAATGTAGTAAATCATTCTTTTTTCTGCAAATGAAAAAAGCCATCTCAGGGGGTGAGATGGCTTTCAGGGTGAAAATCCAAGTCGTTGGATTGTTATTAATGGATTGTGACTTGGTCAAGTTGTTGGTATGTGGCCGTGATGCGCTCCATCAGTTCATTGCTGGGAGCCACAGCCATGAGCTGCAGTACGAGGTCGTTCACATCGGCCTTGCTGTCGAGCTCGAGTGCGCGGGTCAGGTCGTTGAACGACTCTTCGTAGCGTGCGGTTTCGAGATACAGCTGTGCACGCGACTTGTAGTTCTCCACGTCCTGCGGATTCAGGCGGATAGCCTCGTTCAGGTCCTCTTCGGCGCGGTCCCACATTTTCAGGTTGGTGAGCAGCACGCCTCTGGAGTAGTGTGCAAACGAGCGGTATTCCTTGTCGGCTTCCGGAATCAGTTCCAGGCTTGAGTTCAGTGCCTCCAGTGCCAGTTTGGTATCCTGGCAGAAGTTGCAAATCAGCGCCATATAGCAGTGCGCGTAACCGTTGTCCGGATGCTCGTTGATTTCAGCGTTCAGGTAAGTATAGGCGGTGGCGGGGTCTCCCTCGTTGAGTGCTTCTACACCTTTTATATAGTTTTCGCTTTCCGGGCGTTGGATATTTTCTGCGTGTAAGGCAGAAATGAAGCAGCAAATCATCATTGCTGCCAGTGTTTTCATGGTGGCTTTCATAGAGTTTAGTTTTTTAACGGGCACAAATCTATAAACTTTTTGTGATATTGCAAAGATTTTACAGAAAATTTGATTGTGGAATGACGGTTTTCCGTAAAACTTCCCTATCTTTGCAGCGAAAGAAACTTAGAATATTTTGGAAATAGGCAATATAAAGTATATATTCTAATTAAATGATATTATAAACCTAATTTATTTGATAACCATGAAATCGCTTAATGAAATTATTTCACAATTTCCAGGAGTTGGGAAGGTAGGGGAAATTATTCCTTTGACGTCCGGTCTGATAAACCGTACTTATAAGGTACAGACAGCAGATTCGAAAGAGTTCGACTACATTCTGCAATGTATTAACCATCAGGTTTTTCAGAATGTGGAACTGCTTCAGCATAATATTGAGTGCGTGACCCGCCATATCCGGGAGAAGCTGGAAAAGGCGCATGAAACGGATATCGACCGCAAGGTGCTTCGTTTCTTGCCCACTGCCGAGGGTAAGACTTATTATTTCGACGGGGAACATTACTGGCGCGTATGCGTGTTCATTCCCGAATCGCAGACGCTGGAGGCCGTGACACCGGAATCTTCCTATCTGGTGGGCGTGAAGTTCGGCGAGTTTGAAGCCATGCTGGCCGACCTTCCGGAAAAGTTGGGAGAGACCATCCCCGATTTCCACAACATGGAGTTCCGCATGAAGCAGCTGCGTGAGGCCGTGGCCCAGAATGCCGCAGGGCGTCTGGAAAAGGTACAGTCGCTGGTGGACGATATCGAAAAGGATGCCGACGAGATGTGCGCGGCCGAACGTCTGTATCGTGAGGGCAAATTGCCGAAACGTATCTGCCACTGCGACACCAAGGTATCGAACATGCTGTTCGACAAGGACGGCCACGTGTTGTGTGTCATCGACCTCGACACCACCATGCCGAGCTTTGTGTTCTCCGATTTCGGTGATTTCTTGCGTTCGGCAGCCAACACCGCTCCTGAAGACGAACCCGACCTGGACAAGATTCACTTCAACATGGACATTTTCCGGGCCTTTGCC includes:
- a CDS encoding tetratricopeptide repeat protein → MKATMKTLAAMMICCFISALHAENIQRPESENYIKGVEALNEGDPATAYTYLNAEINEHPDNGYAHCYMALICNFCQDTKLALEALNSSLELIPEADKEYRSFAHYSRGVLLTNLKMWDRAEEDLNEAIRLNPQDVENYKSRAQLYLETARYEESFNDLTRALELDSKADVNDLVLQLMAVAPSNELMERITATYQQLDQVTIH
- a CDS encoding phosphotransferase enzyme family protein; the protein is MKSLNEIISQFPGVGKVGEIIPLTSGLINRTYKVQTADSKEFDYILQCINHQVFQNVELLQHNIECVTRHIREKLEKAHETDIDRKVLRFLPTAEGKTYYFDGEHYWRVCVFIPESQTLEAVTPESSYLVGVKFGEFEAMLADLPEKLGETIPDFHNMEFRMKQLREAVAQNAAGRLEKVQSLVDDIEKDADEMCAAERLYREGKLPKRICHCDTKVSNMLFDKDGHVLCVIDLDTTMPSFVFSDFGDFLRSAANTAPEDEPDLDKIHFNMDIFRAFAKGYIESAKSFLTPLEIEMLPYAVMLFPYMQAVRFLADYLNGDTYYQTKYAEHNYVRTLAQYKLYQEVRKAVPEMKAYIASLL